A stretch of the Planctomycetota bacterium genome encodes the following:
- the egtD gene encoding L-histidine N(alpha)-methyltransferase produces MTTKPADNAADLAPRQAVVLDIAPEADEPAGKEAGGREAELEAFRVDVLAGLARPQKAIPSKYLYDARGAELFERITRQPEYYPTSTEMDLLERHGADIARRIGPGATIVEPGSGAGDKVRLLLGALEKPAAYVPVDIAKDQLRAVAHRLNEHFAGIRVIPLWADFTHHIEVPDAVACLRPRLVFFPGSTIGNFLPLAQQELLAVLAELAGGDGALLVGFDRIKDLSVLVPAYDDAAGVTAEFELNLLDRINRELGGDFDRELFAYRASWNERERCIEMHLVAKTAHQVEVAGRTFRFEQDETIWNESSYKYDDTRIADLAATAGLRVADAWTDRRGYFTLALLEPDASK; encoded by the coding sequence TTGACCACCAAGCCCGCCGACAACGCGGCGGACCTGGCCCCGCGCCAGGCCGTCGTTCTCGACATTGCGCCCGAGGCCGACGAGCCCGCCGGCAAGGAAGCCGGGGGCCGCGAGGCCGAACTGGAGGCCTTCCGCGTCGACGTGCTCGCCGGCCTCGCCAGGCCGCAGAAGGCCATCCCCAGCAAGTACCTCTACGACGCCCGCGGAGCGGAGCTCTTCGAGCGGATCACGCGGCAGCCCGAGTACTACCCCACCTCTACCGAGATGGACCTGCTGGAGCGGCACGGCGCGGACATCGCGCGGCGCATCGGCCCGGGCGCCACCATCGTGGAGCCCGGCAGCGGCGCGGGAGACAAGGTTCGCCTGCTGCTGGGGGCGCTCGAGAAACCCGCCGCCTACGTCCCGGTCGACATCGCCAAGGACCAGCTCCGCGCCGTCGCGCATCGGCTCAACGAGCACTTCGCGGGCATCCGCGTCATCCCGCTGTGGGCCGACTTCACCCACCATATCGAGGTGCCCGACGCCGTCGCGTGCCTCCGGCCCCGGCTGGTCTTCTTCCCCGGCTCGACGATCGGCAACTTCCTCCCCCTCGCGCAGCAGGAGCTGCTGGCGGTGCTGGCCGAGCTCGCGGGCGGCGACGGCGCCCTGCTCGTGGGCTTCGACCGCATCAAGGACCTGTCGGTGCTCGTGCCCGCCTACGACGACGCCGCGGGCGTCACCGCCGAGTTCGAGCTCAACCTGCTCGATCGCATCAACCGTGAGCTGGGGGGCGACTTCGACCGCGAGCTGTTCGCCTACCGCGCGTCGTGGAACGAGCGGGAGCGATGCATCGAGATGCACCTCGTCGCCAAGACCGCTCACCAGGTCGAGGTCGCGGGCCGCACCTTCCGCTTCGAGCAGGACGAGACCATCTGGAACGAGAGCTCGTACAAGTACGACGACACCCGGATCGCCGACCTTGCGGCGACCGCCGGCCTCCGCGTCGCCGATGCGTGGACCGATCGCCGGGGCTACTTCACCCTGGCACTACTCGAGCCCGACGCGTCGAAGTAG
- a CDS encoding amino acid racemase: MKTIGIAAHSAEGGALCFRAACRAGADALGEHMHPGIVLSAIPMGLSMPAWNAGDHAAVADHLSRGVRQVADAGADFFVCPDNTAHIVLEAIAGDLPLPGLHIAHVVCHEIALRGWTRVGLLGTKWTMTGPVYERTLADRGMERLIPDDAARLALDAAIFDELCNGVFREKTTTRFRGAIDDLRERGAECVILGCTEIPLIINEANASLPVLDSTRLLAAYAIDVALDPEPLAATRGWLPIPPAR, from the coding sequence ATGAAGACGATCGGCATCGCGGCGCACAGCGCCGAAGGCGGCGCGCTGTGCTTCCGGGCCGCCTGCCGTGCGGGCGCGGACGCCCTCGGCGAGCACATGCATCCCGGCATCGTGCTCAGCGCGATCCCGATGGGCCTGAGCATGCCGGCCTGGAACGCCGGCGATCACGCCGCGGTCGCGGATCACCTGTCCCGGGGCGTTCGCCAGGTGGCCGACGCGGGCGCGGACTTCTTCGTCTGCCCGGACAACACCGCGCACATCGTGCTGGAGGCCATCGCCGGCGATCTTCCGCTGCCGGGCCTGCACATCGCCCACGTCGTCTGCCACGAGATCGCCCTCCGGGGCTGGACGCGCGTCGGCCTGCTGGGCACCAAGTGGACCATGACCGGACCGGTGTACGAGCGAACGCTCGCGGACCGCGGCATGGAGCGACTCATCCCCGACGACGCGGCGCGGCTCGCGCTGGACGCCGCGATCTTCGACGAGCTGTGCAACGGCGTGTTCCGCGAAAAGACCACCACCCGCTTCCGCGGCGCCATCGACGACCTCCGCGAGCGGGGGGCCGAGTGCGTCATCCTCGGATGCACCGAGATCCCGCTCATCATCAACGAGGCCAACGCGTCGCTGCCGGTGCTCGACTCGACACGGCTGCTGGCCGCGTACGCCATCGACGTGGCGCTGGATCCCGAGCCGCTCGCGGCGACGCGGGGCTGGCTGCCGATTCCGCCGGCCCGCTAG
- a CDS encoding GC-type dockerin domain-anchored protein, with amino-acid sequence MHRTAFIAACSTLLVAGAAHAQLHDTDIAIREAGGIIETGRVDAATGAPIFGDRVFAGEFGELPDWTNDPGFDSESGAFAPDLQIGFTIQGPLLEWDGDAFTDVADERILISKGRTEIETPLSGSAVGFTFGDTGTTGRFHHHVGYELLAPAANGLYLLELTLWIGDAGVSESEPFFIVFDQNADPSELAEARQWVEDTLLGGTCAADMDGDGSLSIFDFLAFQNAFDAGDPIADFDGDGSLTLFDFLAFQNAFDAGC; translated from the coding sequence ATGCATCGCACAGCCTTTATTGCCGCGTGCTCGACGCTCCTGGTTGCCGGCGCCGCGCACGCCCAGCTGCACGACACCGACATCGCCATCCGCGAGGCCGGCGGCATCATCGAGACCGGCCGCGTCGACGCGGCCACGGGCGCGCCGATCTTCGGCGACCGCGTCTTCGCCGGCGAGTTCGGCGAGCTGCCCGATTGGACCAACGACCCGGGCTTCGATTCGGAGTCGGGCGCCTTCGCGCCGGACCTGCAGATCGGCTTCACCATCCAGGGCCCGCTGCTGGAGTGGGACGGCGACGCCTTTACCGATGTCGCCGACGAGCGGATCCTGATCAGCAAGGGCCGCACCGAGATCGAGACGCCGCTGTCCGGCTCGGCGGTGGGCTTCACCTTCGGCGACACCGGCACGACCGGCCGCTTCCACCACCACGTGGGCTACGAGCTGCTGGCGCCGGCCGCCAATGGGCTGTACCTGCTCGAGCTGACGCTGTGGATCGGCGATGCCGGCGTGAGCGAGAGCGAGCCGTTCTTCATCGTTTTCGACCAGAACGCCGACCCGAGCGAGCTGGCCGAGGCCCGCCAGTGGGTCGAGGACACGCTGCTGGGCGGCACCTGCGCCGCCGACATGGACGGCGATGGCAGCCTGTCGATCTTCGACTTCCTGGCCTTCCAGAACGCCTTCGACGCCGGCGATCCGATCGCCGACTTCGACGGCGATGGCAGCCTGACCCTGTTCGACTTCCTGGCGTTCCAGAACGCCTTCGATGCGGGCTGCTAG
- a CDS encoding prepilin-type N-terminal cleavage/methylation domain-containing protein, translating to MRTDRVGFAIPAPRYRGFTLIELLVVIAIIALLIGILIPALGSARGAARAAVCLSNVRQLGIAHTLYTGDHDGAFIDAGLAHGGSIADLPNAWPVTLAEYAEDGIALRSPGDRSRFWAIEEGGDFEGLTLAEGLRRVRAGETSLGAPIARWTSYGLNNYTTRGVAPSFDETYDADHKIDRPYATVHFLMMTEGDVRGSEDFARSDHIHAEDWGSAPGGRVPQRAALEAEIHAHGGEPTQWNAKANYGFLDGHAGTLSIEEVYLDYDRNKFDPAVAQ from the coding sequence ATGAGAACCGACCGTGTCGGCTTCGCCATCCCGGCCCCCCGCTATCGCGGCTTCACGCTCATCGAGCTGCTGGTCGTCATCGCCATCATCGCGTTGCTCATCGGCATCCTGATTCCCGCTCTGGGCAGCGCCCGCGGGGCGGCCCGGGCGGCGGTGTGCCTCTCGAATGTTCGACAGCTAGGCATCGCCCACACGCTGTACACCGGCGACCACGACGGAGCGTTCATCGACGCCGGCCTGGCCCACGGCGGCAGCATCGCCGACCTGCCAAACGCCTGGCCCGTGACGCTGGCCGAGTACGCCGAGGACGGCATCGCGCTCCGCTCGCCGGGCGATCGCAGCCGCTTCTGGGCGATCGAGGAGGGCGGCGACTTCGAGGGCCTGACGCTGGCCGAGGGGCTGCGGCGGGTGCGGGCGGGCGAGACCAGCCTGGGCGCCCCCATCGCCCGCTGGACGAGCTACGGGCTGAACAACTACACCACCCGGGGTGTCGCGCCCTCCTTCGACGAGACCTACGACGCCGACCACAAGATCGACCGGCCCTACGCCACCGTGCACTTCCTCATGATGACCGAGGGCGACGTGCGGGGCAGCGAGGACTTCGCCCGATCCGACCACATCCACGCCGAGGACTGGGGCTCGGCGCCGGGTGGCCGGGTGCCGCAGCGGGCGGCGCTGGAGGCCGAGATCCACGCGCACGGCGGCGAGCCGACGCAGTGGAACGCGAAGGCCAACTACGGCTTCCTCGACGGGCACGCGGGCACGCTGTCCATCGAGGAGGTCTACCTCGATTACGACCGCAACAAGTTCGACCCGGCCGTCGCGCAGTAG
- a CDS encoding glycine betaine ABC transporter substrate-binding protein, producing the protein MRRWAAWIVLAFVVVTAGVLAAVGLRAALVRPDVVVGSKSFTESVILGEIAAERARRAGLTTEHKASIRGTRLVYEAVRSGAVDVYAEYTGTLAQEIFADRDIESMDDLRAALAEASLAMTEPIGFNNTYAIGVMPETARRLGLRTTSDLRNHPDLTLGFTNEFIEREDGWGALRGAYGLPQADVKGLDHDLAYRALASGAIDAKELYTTDAKIAALGLVVLEDDRGHFPRYDAVWLYNADLERRRPEMVAALHAMTGILDEAAMVRLNARTEIDGVEESVVARGFLAELLDETRDPAGAPAESRTARLLETTREHAVMVAASMLAAIALAVPLGVLAARSRLVGQIVLGASGLLQTIPSIAILALLVSLLAMANQFPAIVALFLYSLLPIVRNTHAGLVQIPRAVRDSAQSLGLPRPWTLLDVELPLALPSILAGIKTAIVINVGTATLGGFVAAGGYGEPIFAGIRRDDAGLILEGLVPAALMAIVLTLLLDALEFVLVPRGLRATRAG; encoded by the coding sequence ATGCGTCGATGGGCGGCCTGGATCGTGCTGGCCTTCGTGGTAGTCACCGCCGGGGTGCTCGCCGCCGTTGGGCTGCGTGCGGCGCTGGTGCGTCCGGATGTCGTGGTGGGCTCCAAGAGCTTCACCGAGAGCGTGATCCTGGGCGAGATCGCCGCCGAACGGGCCCGCCGCGCCGGGCTCACCACCGAGCACAAGGCATCCATCCGCGGCACGCGGCTGGTGTACGAGGCCGTCCGCAGCGGCGCCGTCGACGTCTACGCCGAGTACACCGGCACGCTGGCGCAGGAGATCTTCGCCGATCGCGACATCGAGTCCATGGACGACCTCCGCGCCGCGCTCGCCGAGGCCAGCCTGGCGATGACCGAGCCCATCGGCTTCAACAACACCTACGCCATCGGCGTCATGCCCGAGACCGCCCGGCGGCTGGGCCTGCGCACCACCAGCGACCTGCGCAACCACCCGGACCTCACCCTCGGCTTCACCAACGAGTTCATCGAGCGAGAAGATGGGTGGGGCGCGCTCCGCGGGGCCTACGGCCTCCCGCAGGCCGACGTGAAGGGCCTGGACCACGACCTGGCGTACCGCGCGCTGGCATCGGGCGCCATCGACGCCAAGGAGCTATACACCACCGACGCCAAGATCGCGGCGCTGGGCCTGGTCGTGCTCGAGGACGACCGGGGCCACTTCCCCCGCTACGACGCGGTCTGGCTCTACAACGCCGACCTGGAACGCCGAAGGCCCGAGATGGTGGCGGCGTTGCACGCCATGACCGGCATCCTGGACGAGGCGGCGATGGTGCGGCTGAACGCCCGCACCGAGATCGACGGCGTCGAGGAGTCCGTCGTCGCCCGCGGCTTCCTCGCGGAACTGCTGGACGAGACCCGCGACCCGGCGGGCGCGCCGGCCGAGTCGCGCACCGCACGGCTGCTCGAGACCACCCGCGAGCACGCGGTCATGGTGGCCGCGTCGATGCTCGCCGCCATCGCGCTCGCCGTGCCGCTGGGCGTGCTCGCCGCGCGCAGCCGGCTGGTCGGCCAGATCGTGCTCGGCGCCAGCGGGCTGCTGCAGACGATCCCGAGCATCGCCATCCTCGCGCTGCTCGTCAGCCTGCTGGCGATGGCCAACCAGTTCCCTGCGATCGTCGCGCTGTTCCTCTACAGCTTGCTGCCCATCGTGCGCAACACGCACGCCGGACTCGTGCAGATCCCCCGCGCGGTGCGCGATAGCGCGCAGTCGCTCGGGCTGCCGCGGCCCTGGACGCTGCTCGACGTCGAGCTGCCGCTCGCGCTGCCGTCGATCCTCGCGGGCATCAAGACGGCGATCGTCATCAACGTCGGCACGGCGACGCTCGGGGGGTTCGTCGCCGCGGGCGGCTACGGCGAGCCGATCTTCGCGGGGATTCGCCGCGACGACGCCGGCCTGATCCTCGAGGGCCTCGTGCCCGCGGCGCTCATGGCCATCGTGCTCACGCTGCTCCTCGATGCGCTCGAGTTCGTGCTCGTGCCACGGGGATTGCGCGCAACGCGTGCTGGCTAG
- the egtB gene encoding ergothioneine biosynthesis protein EgtB translates to MTIATQPLAGASLADRYLAVRRTTDALRAPLTPEDCVVQSMTDASPVKWHLGHTTWFFEQFVLRRFTRQAESFDACFPYIFNSYYTRVGDRQPRAERGMITRPSLDRVLEYRRVVDERMLELLSRDALPEEAARITRIGLNHEQQHQELLLTDVRHALWCGPLQAPYDADPCPPTTLAAPLEWDEFEAGLLWVGYDGTGFCYDNEQPAHKVFLRPFALASRHVTCGEYLAFMADGGYAREDLWLDEGAAAVRAHGWEAPMYWRRDGDQWLVSTLHGERPVDADEPVTNVGFFEAEAFARWAGARLPTESEWEAACLRAAERTSADWRHMVAQGQMLESGWLHPRAATPADAALHGLFGTVWEWTRSGYDPYPGYAPEAGALGEYNGKFMSSQYVLRGGSCATPASHIRPTYRNFFHPTKRWQFSGIRLAKDTH, encoded by the coding sequence ATGACCATCGCGACGCAGCCGCTCGCCGGCGCGTCGCTCGCCGACCGCTACCTCGCGGTCCGGCGGACCACCGACGCACTGCGTGCCCCGCTCACGCCCGAGGACTGTGTCGTCCAGTCCATGACCGATGCCTCCCCGGTCAAGTGGCACCTGGGGCACACCACTTGGTTCTTCGAGCAGTTCGTGCTGCGCCGCTTCACGCGGCAGGCCGAGTCCTTCGACGCGTGCTTCCCCTACATCTTCAACAGCTACTACACCCGCGTGGGCGACCGCCAGCCCCGCGCCGAGCGGGGCATGATCACCCGGCCCTCGCTCGACCGCGTGCTCGAGTACCGCCGCGTCGTCGACGAGCGCATGCTCGAGTTGCTCTCGCGCGATGCGCTGCCCGAGGAAGCCGCGCGCATCACGCGCATCGGCCTGAACCACGAGCAGCAGCACCAGGAATTGCTGCTGACAGACGTGCGGCACGCGCTGTGGTGCGGCCCGCTGCAGGCGCCCTACGACGCCGACCCCTGCCCGCCGACGACCCTCGCCGCGCCGCTGGAGTGGGACGAGTTCGAGGCCGGCCTGCTGTGGGTGGGCTACGACGGCACGGGCTTCTGCTACGACAACGAGCAGCCCGCGCACAAGGTGTTCCTGCGGCCCTTCGCGCTGGCGTCCCGCCATGTCACCTGCGGCGAGTACCTCGCCTTCATGGCCGACGGCGGCTACGCCCGCGAGGACCTCTGGCTCGACGAGGGCGCCGCCGCCGTCCGCGCGCACGGCTGGGAGGCGCCCATGTACTGGCGCCGCGACGGCGACCAGTGGCTCGTGTCCACGCTGCACGGCGAGCGGCCCGTGGACGCCGACGAGCCCGTGACCAACGTGGGCTTCTTCGAGGCCGAGGCCTTCGCGCGCTGGGCGGGCGCGCGGCTGCCCACCGAGTCCGAATGGGAGGCCGCCTGCCTCCGCGCCGCGGAACGGACCAGCGCCGACTGGCGCCACATGGTCGCGCAGGGCCAGATGCTCGAGTCCGGCTGGCTGCACCCCAGGGCCGCAACGCCCGCCGACGCCGCGCTGCACGGGCTCTTCGGCACCGTCTGGGAGTGGACCCGCAGCGGGTACGACCCCTACCCCGGCTACGCGCCTGAGGCGGGCGCGCTGGGCGAGTACAACGGCAAGTTCATGAGCTCGCAGTACGTGCTGCGGGGCGGATCGTGCGCCACGCCCGCGAGCCACATCCGCCCCACGTACCGCAACTTCTTCCATCCCACCAAGCGGTGGCAGTTCTCGGGCATCCGACTCGCGAAGGACACGCATTGA
- a CDS encoding PEP-CTERM sorting domain-containing protein (PEP-CTERM proteins occur, often in large numbers, in the proteomes of bacteria that also encode an exosortase, a predicted intramembrane cysteine proteinase. The presence of a PEP-CTERM domain at a protein's C-terminus predicts cleavage within the sorting domain, followed by covalent anchoring to some some component of the (usually Gram-negative) cell surface. Many PEP-CTERM proteins exhibit an unusual sequence composition that includes large numbers of potential glycosylation sites. Expression of one such protein has been shown restore the ability of a bacterium to form floc, a type of biofilm.), protein MQKRTISIIAAAATATAASAHEGDVGLVIIDGAIVTGIVSDGPGGEFVIPGQRVFAAEFGLLGTDVYADEPGLFAEAGVFPDSQLNFEFDGPVRRWNGTSFDDGPAPETMTLEFGPLSATSPLSGSAPGFGINVGPAGFDEHYDFFLDAPADDGIFLLGINLSSDDPGIGDAATTYLVFNWNLDESEHDAAITYVEDVIIPAPGTLALLGLGGLALRRRR, encoded by the coding sequence ATGCAGAAGCGCACCATCAGCATCATCGCCGCCGCCGCTACGGCCACCGCCGCCTCCGCCCACGAGGGTGACGTCGGCCTGGTCATCATCGACGGCGCCATCGTCACCGGCATCGTCTCGGACGGCCCGGGCGGCGAGTTCGTCATCCCCGGCCAGCGTGTCTTCGCCGCCGAGTTCGGCCTGCTGGGCACCGACGTCTACGCCGACGAGCCCGGCCTCTTCGCCGAGGCGGGCGTCTTCCCGGACAGCCAGCTGAACTTCGAGTTCGATGGCCCGGTCCGCCGCTGGAACGGCACGTCGTTCGACGACGGCCCCGCGCCCGAGACCATGACCCTCGAGTTCGGCCCGCTGAGCGCCACCAGCCCGCTGTCGGGCAGCGCCCCGGGCTTCGGCATCAACGTCGGCCCTGCCGGCTTCGACGAGCACTACGACTTCTTCCTCGATGCGCCGGCCGACGACGGCATCTTCCTGCTGGGCATCAACCTGTCGAGCGATGATCCCGGCATCGGCGATGCCGCCACCACCTACCTGGTGTTCAACTGGAACCTGGACGAGTCCGAGCACGACGCCGCCATCACCTACGTCGAGGATGTCATCATCCCCGCGCCGGGCACGCTGGCGCTGCTGGGCCTGGGCGGCCTGGCCCTCCGCCGCCGCCGCTAG
- a CDS encoding ATP-binding cassette domain-containing protein: MFALRGVSKGFGGTPVLDAISLDIEPASTVALIGPSGCGKSTLLKLLNGLLTPDSGGVLFDGAPIADDPRAARRRIGYVVQEGGLFAHMTAAQNATLLLRRTGTSGRRARARAEALAEIARFDADLLDRYPQELSGGQRQRVALMRALAMDPEALLLDEPLGALDPMIRADLQDELRDLFARLNKTVVLVTHDLAEAHYLARRVVLLHEGRIVQDGRHAELLGSPATPFVRAFVTAQRKIHELARPG; this comes from the coding sequence GTGTTCGCGCTGCGGGGCGTCAGCAAGGGCTTCGGGGGCACGCCCGTGCTCGACGCGATCTCTCTGGACATCGAGCCGGCGTCCACCGTCGCGCTCATCGGGCCCAGCGGCTGCGGCAAGTCGACGCTGCTCAAGCTCCTCAACGGCCTCCTCACGCCGGACTCGGGCGGGGTGCTCTTCGACGGGGCCCCCATCGCCGACGACCCGCGCGCCGCCCGCCGCCGCATCGGCTACGTGGTGCAGGAGGGCGGCCTGTTCGCGCACATGACCGCCGCCCAGAACGCGACGCTGCTGCTGCGACGCACCGGCACGAGCGGCCGCCGCGCCCGCGCGCGGGCCGAGGCCCTCGCCGAGATCGCCCGCTTCGACGCCGACCTGCTCGACCGCTACCCGCAGGAGCTCAGCGGCGGGCAGCGGCAGCGCGTGGCGCTCATGCGGGCGCTCGCGATGGACCCCGAGGCGCTGCTGCTCGACGAGCCCCTCGGCGCCCTCGACCCGATGATCCGGGCCGACCTGCAGGACGAGCTCCGCGACCTGTTCGCCCGCCTGAACAAGACGGTGGTGCTCGTCACGCACGACCTGGCCGAGGCGCACTACCTCGCCCGCAGGGTGGTGCTGCTGCACGAGGGCCGCATCGTGCAGGACGGCCGCCACGCCGAACTGCTCGGCTCGCCCGCGACGCCCTTCGTCCGCGCCTTCGTGACGGCGCAGCGGAAGATCCACGAGCTAGCGAGGCCGGGCTGA
- a CDS encoding prenyltransferase/squalene oxidase repeat-containing protein: protein MGIGQWVGIAASLVAVALPETANAQDSAVTQTGGQLSPAHYERALLVRERAIEYLLSQQDDATGGWRVPERGPAFPAITGLVLIGLTGDPAGPIEPMSTREGPAKRGFDFVLSNIQPDGGIYDAILANYNTAISLAALPRSDDPAARAAIPAAQAFLKRLQYHEDAADNLPGEVRRVDASHPFYGGVGYGGSGRPDGSNMHMFMWGLEASGVDHTDPAVQRAIAFLERIQMDDRVNDMDYAEGSRQGGFIYATGPTGDQAGVGESKAGTIEETLSDGSTASRLRAYGSMTYAGFKSYAYAKLPADDVRVAAAWDWIRRNYTLAENPGIGTDGFYYYMLTFARALDATGEPTIDTVAPDGSTERVNWANDLVDRLADLQRGDGSFRVLDDRWMENDPVLITAYCLVALGEVLD from the coding sequence ATGGGCATCGGGCAATGGGTTGGTATTGCGGCATCGCTGGTCGCCGTCGCGCTGCCGGAGACAGCGAACGCGCAGGACTCTGCGGTCACCCAGACCGGCGGCCAGCTCTCGCCGGCGCACTACGAGCGGGCCCTGCTCGTCCGCGAGCGCGCGATCGAGTACCTCCTGAGCCAGCAGGACGACGCCACCGGCGGCTGGCGGGTGCCCGAGCGCGGGCCGGCCTTCCCGGCCATCACCGGCCTGGTGCTCATCGGCCTGACCGGCGACCCTGCGGGCCCCATCGAGCCCATGAGCACCCGCGAGGGCCCGGCCAAGCGCGGCTTCGACTTCGTGCTGAGCAACATCCAGCCCGACGGCGGCATCTACGACGCCATCTTGGCCAACTACAACACCGCCATCTCGCTCGCCGCCCTGCCCCGCAGCGACGACCCCGCCGCCCGCGCCGCCATCCCCGCCGCGCAGGCCTTCCTCAAGAGGCTGCAGTACCACGAGGATGCCGCCGACAACCTGCCCGGTGAGGTTCGACGAGTCGATGCGAGCCATCCCTTCTACGGCGGCGTGGGCTACGGCGGCAGCGGCCGCCCCGACGGCAGCAACATGCACATGTTCATGTGGGGCCTCGAGGCCAGCGGCGTCGACCACACCGATCCGGCCGTGCAGCGCGCCATCGCCTTCCTCGAGCGCATCCAGATGGACGACCGCGTCAACGACATGGACTACGCCGAGGGCTCTCGCCAGGGCGGCTTCATCTATGCCACGGGCCCCACGGGCGACCAGGCCGGCGTCGGCGAGAGCAAGGCGGGCACCATCGAGGAGACGCTCAGCGACGGCTCCACCGCAAGCCGCCTGCGCGCCTACGGCTCGATGACCTACGCCGGCTTCAAGAGCTACGCCTACGCCAAGCTGCCCGCCGACGACGTCCGAGTCGCCGCCGCGTGGGACTGGATCCGCCGCAACTACACGCTGGCCGAGAACCCCGGCATCGGCACCGACGGCTTCTATTACTACATGCTCACGTTCGCCCGCGCCCTGGACGCCACGGGCGAGCCCACCATCGACACCGTTGCTCCCGACGGCTCGACCGAGCGGGTGAACTGGGCCAACGACCTCGTCGACCGCCTGGCCGACCTGCAGCGCGGCGATGGCAGCTTCCGCGTGCTGGACGACCGCTGGATGGAGAACGACCCGGTGCTCATCACGGCGTACTGCCTGGTGGCGCTGGGGGAGGTGCTGGACTAG
- a CDS encoding GC-type dockerin domain-anchored protein, translated as MKTRTTTCIILAAAATAATAHEGDVGLAIIDGVIVTGIVEDGPGGEFVVPGERVFAAEFDLLGTDVYADEPGLFAEAGTFPDSQLSFEFAGPVRRWNGTSFDDVPAPETMTLEFGPLSATSPLSGSAPGFGINVGPAGFDEHYDFFLDAPANDGIFLVGINLSSDDPGIGAAETTYLVFNWNLPESEHDAAVEYVEDTLLGSTCAADMDGDGVLTLFDFLAFQNAFDAGDPIADFDGDGSLTLFDFLAFQNAFGAGC; from the coding sequence ATGAAGACCCGCACCACCACCTGCATCATCCTCGCCGCCGCCGCAACCGCCGCAACCGCCCACGAGGGTGACGTCGGCCTGGCCATCATCGATGGCGTTATCGTCACCGGCATCGTGGAGGACGGCCCCGGCGGCGAATTCGTCGTGCCGGGCGAGCGCGTTTTTGCCGCCGAGTTCGACCTGCTGGGCACCGACGTCTACGCCGACGAGCCCGGCCTCTTCGCCGAGGCGGGCACCTTCCCCGACAGCCAGCTCAGCTTCGAGTTCGCCGGACCGGTCCGCCGCTGGAACGGCACGTCGTTCGACGATGTGCCCGCACCTGAGACCATGACCCTCGAGTTCGGCCCGCTGAGCGCCACCAGCCCGCTGTCGGGCAGCGCCCCGGGCTTCGGCATCAACGTCGGCCCCGCCGGCTTCGACGAGCACTACGACTTCTTCCTCGACGCGCCGGCTAACGACGGCATCTTCCTGGTGGGCATCAACCTGTCGAGCGATGATCCCGGCATCGGCGCCGCCGAGACCACCTACCTGGTGTTCAACTGGAACCTGCCCGAGTCCGAGCACGACGCCGCCGTCGAGTACGTCGAGGACACGCTGCTGGGCAGCACCTGCGCCGCCGACATGGACGGCGACGGCGTGCTCACGCTGTTCGACTTCCTGGCCTTCCAGAACGCCTTCGACGCCGGCGATCCGATCGCCGACTTCGACGGCGATGGCAGCCTGACCCTGTTCGACTTCCTGGCGTTCCAGAACGCCTTCGGCGCCGGCTGCTAG